ACCGTTCCCGTAAACCCTCTGATCACAAACACTTTCACCGGACATGACTTGAGAGAACGTCCCTTTTGCTTCTTGTGAATGCAGTCACAAGCGTCACCGCATTGGTTTGTCACATGGTGCACCAGACCCTACAAATACAAGAAGATAATAAGGTTTATATTGTTAAGTAATTCAACACAATTTTCATGGTTTTTTTAAAAAAATATAATTTCACCTTAATGAGTAGAAACTCTAGCTGAGGACAGTTCCTTAGGAGAGCTGGCATTGCTTGCCATCCTCTACCCTCGTCACTTGTAATGATTAACATCTTGAGGTTGTTGAACACAGGCATTGATTCACAGCATTGAGAAAGCACCTGAAAACATGAAAGAAAAAAACATAACTAGACATTTTGCAATTACTGTTTAAGCAACTAGACCAGATAGAAGAGAACAAACCTCAAGAGTATCAGGATGCAAGTGAAGCTCCTTAACATTTTGTAAGCCATTCATGAGCTTGACCGCATTACCAAACTGTAGAACAACATCACCTTCTGACAAATCCTTACGTGGCGCTCTCATTCTCCTGGTTTGATCTTCAGTCAACGAAAGCGCGATTCTAGCCACTGCTACGTTGTTCAGTTTAACTAGTGGATAGTCCTCTGCAGCATAATCAGAGTAAGCAAAGAAGAGCAGGCTTGGAGTGACGAAAGAGATGCTCTTTGGGTTCTGAATGGTTTTCATGCCCGTGGTGTGAACCGTTAGCTTCTTGAGAGTTGGACTAGACACAGTATCAACCGGATCAATCCAGTCCATGCTTGTCATCTCTGCTTCCTCAAGCACAGGGAAGCAAGCCAGAAACTCCTCCATCTTGACATCGCAGTCCATGCTCATCATCTCCGAAGCAATGTGAAG
This sequence is a window from Brassica oleracea var. oleracea cultivar TO1000 chromosome C1, BOL, whole genome shotgun sequence. Protein-coding genes within it:
- the LOC106337459 gene encoding F-box/LRR-repeat protein At3g03030-like, whose translation is MDLLSALPDDVRSHILSFLTTKEAALTSVLSKKWRYLFTRVPILDVDDSVFPYPEGFMDFVDRVLSLQGDSPIERFTLKCEDGVDPDRVNGWICNALRRGVSELYLSINFEGEDYLLPREMFLSRTLVKLKLTSGFGLHWCTGPDATFLPMLKTLHIASEMMSMDCDVKMEEFLACFPVLEEAEMTSMDWIDPVDTVSSPTLKKLTVHTTGMKTIQNPKSISFVTPSLLFFAYSDYAAEDYPLVKLNNVAVARIALSLTEDQTRRMRAPRKDLSEGDVVLQFGNAVKLMNGLQNVKELHLHPDTLEVLSQCCESMPVFNNLKMLIITSDEGRGWQAMPALLRNCPQLEFLLIKGLVHHVTNQCGDACDCIHKKQKGRSLKSCPVKVFVIRGFTGTVKEINMIEHFLDYFPCLKKMNIYVDEDVPTPLKYDRRFAERVLEMIEEFDYSYSCSVQLLYE